One Dokdonia sp. Dokd-P16 genomic window carries:
- a CDS encoding ThuA domain-containing protein, translated as MRVKMLLKISFCILFITSCYQTEDKKLVIDEPVKQLRALIVDGQNNHGVWPKTTMMMKSYLEETGLFEVDIYRTAYTYQGPHHGIVDGLNHDSITQLVEKYRVDDARIHEVKDSIVADASFKPEFDTYDVVLSNFGDKTANWPEDTKEEFESYMKNGGGLVVVHGANNSWGDWPAFNKMIGVGGWGNRPHDGLNQIYINEEKQLKIEPSNGEESSHGPEKEFVLTAWDTLHPITRGLPKQWMHTKDELYDRLRGPAENVNVLYYAHSDVEGNAQPWAPENKGSGRGEPLIMTINYEKGRVFHTALGHMDISMESVGFITTLQRGAEWAATGRVTQEVPSDFPTKKSAVKRSWK; from the coding sequence ATGCGTGTCAAAATGTTACTCAAAATAAGTTTCTGTATACTATTTATTACTAGTTGCTATCAGACTGAAGATAAGAAGCTGGTGATAGATGAACCAGTTAAGCAACTTAGAGCACTCATTGTAGACGGTCAAAACAATCATGGAGTGTGGCCCAAAACAACAATGATGATGAAGTCATATCTAGAAGAAACCGGTCTTTTTGAAGTTGATATTTATAGAACGGCTTATACATATCAGGGACCTCATCACGGTATTGTAGACGGACTCAATCATGATAGTATCACACAATTAGTCGAAAAGTATCGAGTGGATGATGCGCGAATACATGAAGTAAAAGACAGCATCGTAGCCGATGCTTCTTTTAAGCCCGAATTTGATACATATGATGTGGTCTTATCAAACTTTGGTGACAAAACTGCAAATTGGCCTGAGGATACAAAAGAAGAGTTTGAATCTTATATGAAGAATGGTGGAGGTCTTGTGGTTGTGCATGGAGCAAATAATTCTTGGGGAGACTGGCCTGCATTTAATAAGATGATAGGTGTAGGTGGTTGGGGAAACCGCCCACACGATGGACTTAATCAGATTTACATTAACGAAGAGAAACAACTTAAAATTGAGCCAAGTAACGGAGAAGAATCTTCACACGGCCCAGAAAAGGAATTTGTACTTACCGCTTGGGATACATTACACCCTATTACACGAGGATTGCCTAAACAGTGGATGCACACTAAAGATGAGCTCTACGATCGTTTACGCGGCCCTGCCGAAAATGTAAATGTGTTGTATTACGCACATTCAGATGTAGAAGGAAACGCACAGCCTTGGGCTCCAGAAAATAAAGGATCAGGTAGAGGAGAGCCCCTCATTATGACTATAAACTATGAGAAAGGGCGCGTGTTTCATACGGCTTTAGGACATATGGATATTTCTATGGAGAGTGTCGGCTTTATTACGACCTTGCAGCGAGGAGCAGAGTGGGCAGCCACTGGGAGAGTAACACAAGAAGTGCCCAGTGATTTCCCAACAAAAAAGAGCGCCGTAAAGCGCTCCTGGAAATAA
- a CDS encoding sulfite exporter TauE/SafE family protein, whose translation MTEVQTYIIAIIGGLIAGGINTLAGNGSAITLTILTEVLGLPGNIANGTNRIGIFTQCSATSWVFYKNGRLDVAKNKKYIIPIFIGAIAGAILAINVSNEQFRAVFKFMMVFMLLAVLVKPKRWLRETDLTFKPKWYIYIPLLFALGFYGGFIQMGMGVFFLIIMVLGMRFNIIESNALKSFVIGLYTLFVIAIFHYQGLIDWKLGGIMAIGQTTGGFLTARFASKNKWADQVAYYVLIIVLIGAIGKMFLF comes from the coding sequence GTGACAGAAGTACAAACATATATTATTGCTATAATAGGAGGTCTTATCGCTGGGGGGATCAATACCCTTGCAGGAAATGGAAGCGCCATTACCTTAACGATTCTTACGGAGGTGCTTGGGCTGCCAGGCAATATTGCAAATGGAACCAACCGTATTGGGATTTTTACACAATGTTCGGCAACCTCGTGGGTTTTTTACAAGAATGGGAGACTTGATGTCGCAAAGAACAAAAAATATATCATTCCTATTTTTATAGGCGCTATTGCGGGAGCTATTCTTGCCATAAATGTAAGTAATGAGCAGTTCAGAGCAGTATTTAAATTTATGATGGTGTTCATGTTGCTTGCGGTATTGGTAAAGCCTAAGCGCTGGCTAAGAGAAACAGATCTTACGTTCAAGCCTAAATGGTACATTTATATCCCGTTGCTTTTTGCTCTTGGGTTTTATGGAGGATTTATCCAGATGGGTATGGGCGTGTTTTTCCTTATAATCATGGTGTTAGGAATGCGCTTTAATATCATAGAAAGCAATGCGCTTAAAAGTTTTGTAATAGGACTTTATACGCTCTTTGTAATCGCGATTTTCCATTATCAAGGACTCATTGACTGGAAGCTGGGTGGCATTATGGCAATAGGGCAAACCACAGGAGGATTTCTTACTGCCCGCTTTGCTAGCAAGAATAAATGGGCAGATCAAGTAGCATATTACGTTCTTATTATTGTGCTTATAGGCGCCATAGGAAAGATGTTTTTGTTTTAA
- a CDS encoding TonB-dependent receptor family protein, with translation MKNIITSFICSIAFFYGAYSQTGSIPNQTIDTIVISSSRIKSTVQQIPAAVSVITTSKEDATRQQLSLQEYVQQVPGVFTQNANNFAQDLRISIRGFGARSSFGIRGIKLIVDGIPETTPDGQGQLDNINLGIIDRIEITKGASASLYGNASGGVIDITTKSFDTLAGNSTSVKAGIGAFGFQNYQATATIGDANANYTFHGNYATSDGYRDQSGFEQINTNFKGQFKIGENTFLTAILNYADSPQADDPGGLTLEEVNANRRQARDRNVQFKTGEAIEQFKVGTSLAWNKSEHITVNAYAFYSNRQFNGLLPFEFGGIVDLSRNYIGQGTSITYKKNKNIIRAGYDFAYQNDRRNRFRNLDGEEGSQTLGQREKFTNLGVYITDHLSLGKLLITAGARFDYNKLSADDDFLDNGDDSGSIILNAFNPSVGVSYAFAKALSAYMNVATSFETPSLSELSSNPDGAIGFNENLKAQKATSFEVGLKGTIASKLQYQLAAFLINTKDDLVPFELAQFPDREFFRNAGKTERHGIEIEASYRALPIGNGWLNATGSYTYSDFTYDEFETPNGNFDGNFLPGIARHMSSVGLQYAGDTGVSASISTNFIGEQYAQDSNETTIDGYELVNVRASYETLFREVKLRPYIGINNVLDQKYTDNVRINAFGGRFYEPAPRLTVFGGITLEF, from the coding sequence TTGAAAAATATTATCACCTCTTTTATCTGTTCGATTGCATTCTTTTATGGTGCCTATAGTCAGACGGGATCTATACCTAACCAGACTATTGATACTATTGTAATTTCCTCATCGAGAATTAAGAGTACCGTACAGCAAATACCTGCAGCCGTTTCCGTCATTACCACGAGCAAGGAAGATGCCACTAGACAGCAATTATCATTACAAGAGTATGTGCAGCAAGTGCCAGGTGTGTTTACTCAAAATGCAAACAACTTTGCTCAGGATTTACGAATATCCATTCGTGGTTTTGGAGCACGATCTAGTTTTGGGATACGTGGTATAAAACTTATTGTAGATGGGATTCCAGAGACTACTCCAGATGGACAGGGACAATTAGATAATATTAATCTAGGTATCATAGACCGTATTGAGATTACAAAAGGAGCAAGTGCTAGCCTTTACGGGAATGCATCTGGTGGTGTGATTGATATTACCACAAAATCTTTCGACACCCTGGCGGGAAATAGCACCTCAGTAAAAGCTGGAATAGGTGCTTTTGGATTTCAAAACTATCAAGCAACGGCTACCATAGGAGATGCAAATGCAAACTATACGTTTCATGGTAATTATGCGACTAGCGATGGTTACAGAGATCAAAGCGGTTTTGAGCAAATAAACACCAACTTTAAAGGGCAATTTAAAATAGGCGAGAATACTTTTCTAACGGCTATTCTTAATTATGCAGACTCACCACAGGCAGATGATCCAGGAGGATTGACTCTAGAGGAAGTTAATGCTAATAGACGACAGGCGAGAGATAGAAATGTGCAGTTTAAAACTGGTGAGGCTATAGAGCAGTTTAAAGTAGGAACTAGCCTAGCGTGGAATAAGAGTGAGCATATTACTGTAAATGCCTATGCTTTTTATAGCAACCGACAGTTTAATGGATTGTTGCCTTTTGAATTTGGAGGTATTGTTGATTTATCACGTAATTACATAGGGCAAGGAACGAGCATAACTTACAAGAAAAATAAGAATATCATACGCGCAGGATACGACTTTGCTTATCAAAATGATCGCAGAAACAGATTTAGAAACCTTGATGGAGAAGAGGGAAGTCAAACGCTGGGACAGCGTGAGAAATTTACTAACCTAGGTGTTTATATTACAGACCACCTTTCGCTAGGTAAATTATTGATTACAGCCGGAGCGAGGTTCGATTACAATAAACTTTCGGCAGATGATGATTTTCTGGATAATGGAGATGATTCTGGAAGCATTATATTAAATGCTTTTAATCCTAGTGTTGGTGTTAGTTACGCTTTCGCGAAAGCTTTATCTGCATACATGAATGTCGCAACAAGTTTTGAGACACCATCATTATCAGAATTATCATCAAATCCTGATGGGGCTATAGGATTCAATGAAAATCTAAAAGCGCAAAAGGCAACTAGCTTTGAGGTGGGTTTAAAAGGGACTATTGCAAGCAAGTTGCAATATCAACTCGCTGCGTTTTTGATAAACACAAAAGATGATTTAGTGCCGTTTGAGTTGGCGCAATTTCCAGATCGTGAGTTTTTTAGAAATGCAGGAAAAACCGAGCGTCATGGTATTGAGATTGAGGCTTCATACAGAGCATTACCCATAGGAAATGGTTGGTTGAACGCTACGGGTTCCTATACGTACTCAGACTTTACCTATGATGAATTTGAAACGCCAAATGGAAATTTTGACGGTAACTTCTTACCAGGAATTGCAAGGCACATGTCTAGTGTAGGGTTGCAATATGCAGGTGATACTGGTGTGAGCGCAAGTATAAGTACAAATTTTATAGGAGAGCAATATGCTCAAGATAGCAACGAGACTACCATAGATGGATATGAACTCGTTAATGTGAGAGCAAGCTATGAGACATTATTTAGAGAGGTCAAGTTGAGGCCATACATTGGGATAAATAACGTGTTAGATCAAAAATATACCGATAACGTGCGCATTAATGCCTTTGGAGGAAGGTTTTATGAGCCTGCGCCGAGACTCACTGTTTTTGGAGGAATCACACTTGAATTTTAA
- a CDS encoding alpha/beta hydrolase family protein has protein sequence MKRLLQLKKWIYKQLKTITPGAIATKGAARGLFIGTSIIFLIFAIHAIQTMGDSTLILLQLAILIGIVLSVYLGLWVLKKLARIPKILQLALLITTPLLLLSLSEELVYWLWAVITLATAGATIAVLTSKGFRQKTIIKKAITLLGGVLAITGCTLAILGLSPKGFDMKPIANAAALSSDNIAPINAPSPSLNGNYKVQTLTYGSGTDKHRPEYGEEATIITNTINGIPFLDNWEGMSGWYRERFWGFDARELPVNGRVWYPKGEGPFPLALIVHGNHSMHDFSDEGYAYLGELMASRGFIFASVDQNFINSSWSDIPQGLDEENDARGWILLEHLKAWHEWNEDTESSFYKKIDTTQIALLGHSRGGEAVAHAALLNKLSHYPDDATIAMDYNYNINTVIAIAPVDGQYEPGNTRTSLKDINYFVMHGAQDGDVSSYAGSKQYERITFSDSTDYIKSGLYIQGANHGQFNTRWGANDAGLAVTPFLNNKQLLPKKDQEQIAKVYISAFLETTLNNRKEYLPLFIDARKGKEWLPETIYLNQYEDSSFEAIATYDEDFDVVTTVDTTTTILTENLSVWREQEIALKWGEKGSRAAYIGWSYDNIDEEATLPDSIVASYSFVFKKPLNTIDNSKVFTFSLAESTESTNPKSSGKWINDEDNNINKEPLPTNNIANNSEEPTEDSIDDSEGTELPEEPIDFTITIEDATGNTASICLSDFSALQPEIGVRVWKSQFIEEKTLSENVFQTYYFPLADFQDRNKALDLKEIVSVTFVFDNTQEGVIILDNVGFMKRL, from the coding sequence ATGAAACGATTATTACAACTTAAAAAGTGGATTTATAAGCAATTAAAGACAATAACTCCTGGTGCGATTGCCACTAAAGGTGCCGCCAGAGGACTTTTTATAGGGACCTCCATTATCTTTTTGATTTTTGCGATTCACGCTATACAAACGATGGGTGACAGTACACTCATATTATTACAGCTCGCTATTCTTATAGGGATTGTACTATCTGTATACTTAGGATTATGGGTGCTCAAAAAGCTTGCTCGCATTCCTAAAATTCTCCAGCTAGCACTGCTAATCACTACACCGCTCCTTCTGCTATCATTATCAGAAGAACTCGTTTACTGGTTATGGGCTGTGATTACACTTGCAACCGCCGGGGCTACTATTGCTGTCCTTACTAGCAAAGGATTTAGACAAAAGACTATCATAAAAAAAGCAATAACACTTCTGGGAGGCGTACTCGCAATTACTGGATGTACACTTGCAATTTTAGGGCTTTCACCTAAAGGGTTTGACATGAAACCGATAGCAAATGCGGCTGCTCTTAGCTCAGATAATATTGCGCCTATCAACGCTCCTTCTCCATCCCTAAATGGCAATTACAAAGTACAGACGTTAACTTATGGAAGCGGTACTGATAAACACAGACCTGAATATGGAGAAGAAGCAACTATTATCACAAATACTATTAATGGAATACCGTTTTTAGATAATTGGGAAGGAATGAGTGGATGGTATAGAGAACGTTTTTGGGGATTTGACGCTAGAGAACTTCCTGTAAATGGTCGGGTGTGGTATCCAAAGGGAGAAGGCCCGTTCCCACTTGCATTAATTGTTCACGGTAATCACTCCATGCACGACTTCTCAGACGAAGGGTATGCGTATCTAGGAGAATTAATGGCATCAAGAGGATTCATTTTTGCATCTGTAGATCAAAATTTCATCAATAGCAGTTGGTCAGATATCCCTCAAGGTCTTGATGAAGAAAATGACGCCCGTGGCTGGATACTTCTAGAACATCTAAAAGCATGGCATGAGTGGAATGAAGATACAGAAAGTAGTTTTTATAAAAAAATAGATACTACTCAGATAGCGTTACTCGGACATTCTAGAGGTGGCGAAGCTGTGGCACATGCCGCCCTACTAAACAAGCTTTCACATTACCCTGATGATGCAACCATCGCTATGGATTACAACTATAACATCAACACTGTCATTGCGATTGCTCCTGTAGACGGACAGTACGAACCTGGAAATACACGAACATCACTCAAGGACATCAACTACTTTGTGATGCATGGCGCTCAAGATGGTGATGTGAGTTCTTATGCAGGATCCAAGCAATATGAACGCATTACATTTTCTGATAGTACAGATTACATAAAAAGCGGACTTTATATACAAGGAGCAAATCATGGACAGTTTAATACTAGGTGGGGAGCTAATGATGCGGGACTTGCAGTAACGCCGTTTTTAAACAACAAGCAATTGCTTCCCAAAAAAGATCAAGAACAAATCGCCAAAGTTTACATAAGCGCCTTTCTGGAAACTACACTCAACAATCGGAAGGAATACTTACCGCTATTTATTGATGCTCGTAAAGGGAAAGAATGGCTTCCAGAAACCATCTACCTTAACCAATATGAAGATAGCTCTTTTGAGGCTATCGCAACTTATGATGAAGATTTTGATGTTGTGACTACTGTAGACACTACCACAACAATATTAACGGAAAACCTAAGCGTCTGGAGAGAACAAGAAATAGCACTAAAATGGGGAGAGAAAGGTAGTCGTGCGGCATATATAGGCTGGAGCTATGACAATATTGATGAAGAAGCAACTCTTCCCGATAGCATTGTTGCTAGTTATTCATTTGTATTTAAAAAACCGCTCAACACGATAGACAACAGTAAGGTGTTTACATTTTCACTGGCAGAATCCACCGAAAGTACAAATCCAAAATCTAGTGGAAAATGGATAAACGATGAAGACAACAATATAAATAAGGAACCATTACCGACTAACAATATCGCTAACAACAGTGAGGAACCTACCGAAGATAGTATAGATGATAGTGAAGGCACAGAGCTACCAGAAGAACCTATTGACTTTACAATTACCATAGAGGACGCCACTGGAAACACCGCTTCTATCTGTTTAAGTGACTTCTCTGCATTGCAACCTGAAATAGGTGTGCGTGTATGGAAGTCTCAATTTATAGAAGAGAAAACACTCTCAGAAAATGTATTCCAGACCTATTATTTCCCATTAGCTGACTTCCAAGATCGCAACAAGGCTCTTGATTTGAAGGAAATTGTGAGTGTCACATTCGTTTTTGACAATACGCAAGAAGGCGTTATCATTTTAGACAATGTAGGTTTTATGAAACGCTTGTGA
- a CDS encoding ribonucleoside-diphosphate reductase subunit alpha gives MNDQELIKGQVSATTAGKENELLTARKEALSNKTESEGAGFKWLTENSRKFLGAGYLSPGVSPEQRIREVADRAEQILGMPGFSDKFYGYMSEGFYSLASPVWSNFGKERGLPISCFGSHISDDMGNILYTQSEVGMMSKLGGGTSGYFGKIRPRGADVKNNGQASGSVHIMQLFESMVDVVSQGSVRRGRFSPYLPIEHADIEEFLKIGTEGNSIQELTHGVTVTNEWMEEMIAGDSAKRSLWAKVLQSRGEMGYPYIFFTDNANNGAADVYKDNDHKIYASNLCTEIMLPSNDDWSFVCVLSSVNVLHYDKWKDTDAVETMVYFLDAVITEFLEKLERYRDSDSREDRQTFLFMERAYNFAKANRSLGLGVLGWHSLLQSRMLPFNSQEAFNLNSEIFKVIKEKSYKASEELAETFGEPEVLKGYGRRNATLNAVAPTTSSAFILGQVSQGIEPIWSNIYVKDIAKIKTTIKNPFLEELLEEKGMNSTEVWRSIRDMDGSVQHLEFLSENEKDTFKTYSEIDQMDIIYQAANRQNHIDQGQSVNIIVHPEMPVKEINKIHVTAWKLGLKSLYYQHSMNAAQKFKQKKDCASCEA, from the coding sequence ATGAACGATCAAGAACTAATTAAAGGACAAGTTTCTGCAACGACAGCAGGAAAAGAAAATGAATTGCTAACTGCTCGTAAAGAAGCGTTGTCTAATAAAACAGAGAGTGAAGGAGCCGGATTTAAGTGGCTTACAGAAAATAGTCGTAAGTTTTTAGGTGCAGGATATTTAAGCCCTGGAGTATCTCCAGAGCAAAGAATAAGAGAAGTTGCAGATAGAGCAGAACAAATTTTAGGGATGCCAGGATTTAGTGATAAATTCTATGGGTATATGTCTGAAGGTTTTTACTCACTAGCTTCTCCAGTGTGGTCAAACTTTGGAAAAGAAAGAGGACTTCCTATAAGCTGTTTCGGATCACATATCTCTGACGATATGGGTAACATCTTATATACGCAGTCTGAGGTAGGAATGATGTCAAAACTAGGGGGTGGTACTTCTGGTTACTTCGGTAAAATAAGACCAAGAGGAGCAGATGTAAAGAACAACGGGCAGGCGTCTGGTTCTGTGCACATCATGCAGCTTTTTGAATCTATGGTAGATGTAGTAAGTCAAGGGTCTGTAAGACGTGGTCGTTTTTCTCCATACTTACCTATCGAACATGCAGATATTGAAGAGTTCTTAAAAATAGGAACAGAAGGAAATAGCATCCAAGAGCTTACACACGGTGTAACTGTGACAAACGAGTGGATGGAAGAAATGATTGCAGGAGATAGTGCAAAACGTTCATTATGGGCAAAAGTATTGCAGTCTAGAGGAGAAATGGGATACCCATACATCTTCTTTACAGACAACGCAAACAATGGTGCTGCCGATGTATATAAGGACAATGATCACAAAATCTACGCAAGTAACCTTTGTACAGAGATCATGTTACCTTCTAATGATGATTGGTCATTTGTATGTGTACTTTCTTCGGTAAATGTATTACACTATGATAAGTGGAAGGATACAGATGCTGTAGAAACTATGGTGTATTTCTTAGATGCAGTTATTACTGAGTTCTTAGAAAAATTAGAAAGATATAGAGATTCAGATTCTAGAGAAGATCGCCAGACGTTCTTATTTATGGAGCGTGCTTATAACTTTGCAAAGGCTAACCGTTCATTAGGTTTAGGAGTGCTAGGATGGCACTCATTATTACAATCTAGAATGTTACCATTTAATAGTCAAGAAGCATTTAATCTTAACAGTGAGATTTTTAAAGTAATTAAAGAGAAATCTTATAAAGCATCAGAAGAGCTTGCCGAAACTTTTGGAGAGCCAGAAGTACTTAAAGGATATGGTAGACGTAATGCGACACTTAATGCGGTTGCACCTACAACATCATCTGCTTTCATTTTAGGTCAAGTATCTCAAGGTATTGAACCTATCTGGTCAAATATTTATGTAAAAGATATTGCAAAGATTAAGACTACGATCAAGAACCCATTCTTAGAAGAGCTTCTTGAGGAAAAAGGAATGAATAGTACAGAGGTGTGGAGAAGCATCCGTGATATGGATGGATCTGTGCAGCACTTAGAGTTCTTGAGTGAGAATGAGAAGGATACTTTTAAAACGTATTCAGAAATTGATCAGATGGATATTATCTATCAAGCAGCAAACCGTCAAAATCACATTGATCAAGGACAATCTGTAAACATTATTGTGCACCCAGAGATGCCGGTAAAAGAGATTAACAAGATCCACGTGACAGCATGGAAGCTAGGATTAAAATCTCTATACTATCAGCACAGTATGAATGCAGCACAAAAATTCAAGCAGAAGAAAGACTGTGCGAGTTGTGAAGCATAA
- a CDS encoding ribonucleotide-diphosphate reductase subunit beta encodes MEITHIVKRDFQTKPFHQEKITSAILKAMTAIEHGGPEDAQRISDMVYSDLKKRKELDAGYIPTIEQIQDLVERKLMLSEEFVDVAKTYILYRDEQAQKRKTNIFEKRINLKPYEYPQLYDYVPAIRHSYWIHTEYNFTSDIQDFKTRITDVERSAIKNTMLAISQIEVAVKGFWGDIYHKMPKPEVGAVGATFAESEVRHADAYSHLLEILGLNKEFKLLKKKPVMMKRVQYLETALKNAKSEDNKEYSESILLFSLFIEHVSLFSQFLIIMAFNKHKNMLKGISNVVEATSKEEQIHGDFGIDIIKIIKAENPEWFDAAHSATVQEMCKEAFKAESNIVDWIFEAGELDFLPKALVNEFIKDRFNKSLTSIGIEPVFEVDETLLKDAEWFDDEIIGTKHGDFFVKRSVNYTKRAQSITEDDLF; translated from the coding sequence ATGGAAATTACCCACATCGTCAAGCGCGACTTTCAAACGAAACCCTTTCACCAAGAGAAGATTACAAGTGCCATTCTTAAGGCCATGACAGCTATTGAACATGGAGGTCCTGAAGATGCACAACGTATTTCTGATATGGTTTATAGCGACCTTAAGAAGAGAAAGGAACTTGACGCTGGTTACATTCCTACTATTGAGCAAATACAAGATCTTGTAGAGCGCAAGTTAATGTTAAGTGAGGAGTTTGTAGATGTTGCAAAAACGTACATTTTGTATCGTGATGAACAAGCACAAAAGCGTAAAACAAACATCTTTGAAAAGCGTATTAATCTTAAGCCTTACGAGTACCCACAATTATATGATTATGTACCAGCAATAAGACACTCTTACTGGATACATACGGAGTATAACTTTACGAGTGATATACAGGATTTCAAAACTCGTATTACAGATGTAGAACGTAGTGCTATTAAAAACACAATGCTAGCAATCTCTCAAATAGAAGTTGCAGTAAAAGGATTTTGGGGAGATATCTATCACAAAATGCCTAAGCCAGAAGTAGGAGCAGTAGGAGCGACATTTGCAGAGAGTGAAGTGCGTCATGCAGATGCATACTCACACCTTCTTGAAATACTAGGTCTTAATAAAGAGTTTAAATTACTCAAGAAAAAGCCAGTAATGATGAAGCGTGTGCAGTACCTCGAGACGGCACTTAAGAATGCAAAAAGTGAAGACAATAAAGAATACTCAGAGTCTATCTTATTATTTTCTCTCTTTATTGAGCACGTATCACTGTTTTCTCAGTTCTTAATTATCATGGCATTTAATAAGCATAAAAATATGCTTAAGGGAATCTCAAACGTAGTAGAGGCAACTTCTAAGGAGGAGCAAATACACGGAGATTTTGGTATTGACATTATAAAAATAATCAAAGCAGAAAACCCAGAGTGGTTTGATGCAGCCCACAGCGCAACCGTACAAGAAATGTGTAAGGAAGCATTCAAAGCAGAAAGCAATATTGTAGACTGGATCTTTGAGGCTGGAGAATTAGATTTCTTACCTAAAGCGCTTGTAAACGAATTTATAAAAGACAGATTCAATAAATCTCTTACGAGTATTGGTATTGAACCTGTGTTTGAAGTTGATGAAACTTTATTAAAAGATGCAGAGTGGTTTGATGATGAAATCATAGGGACCAAACATGGCGATTTCTTTGTTAAGAGATCTGTCAACTACACAAAAAGAGCACAAAGTATAACCGAAGACGACCTATTTTAA
- a CDS encoding HesB/IscA family protein, whose product MIKVDSQAKTKIASLMQEDGFDVTTDYVRVGVKSGGCSGLSYDLHFDKTHQEDDKVFEDNDVKLIVDKKSFLYLIGTTLEYSGGLNGKGFVFNNPNAQRTCGCGESFSL is encoded by the coding sequence ATGATTAAAGTAGATTCACAAGCAAAAACTAAAATCGCAAGCCTCATGCAGGAAGACGGTTTTGATGTAACTACAGACTATGTGCGCGTAGGCGTAAAAAGTGGTGGTTGCAGTGGTTTATCATACGATCTTCATTTTGACAAAACGCATCAAGAAGATGACAAAGTTTTTGAAGATAATGATGTAAAGCTAATCGTAGACAAGAAGAGCTTCCTTTATTTAATAGGTACCACATTAGAATATAGTGGCGGACTTAATGGAAAAGGATTTGTTTTTAACAATCCAAATGCACAGCGCACCTGTGGATGCGGAGAAAGCTTTTCTCTATAA